Proteins encoded in a region of the Tachyglossus aculeatus isolate mTacAcu1 chromosome 11, mTacAcu1.pri, whole genome shotgun sequence genome:
- the LOC119934322 gene encoding AKT-interacting protein isoform X2 → MNPFWSMSTSSVRKRSDGEEKALTGDPKASPPRPAPKKQLPSIPKNALPVAKPASPTPAGQSTNGTHASYGPFYLEYSLLAEFTLVVKQKLPGVYVQPSYRSALMWFGVIFIRHGLYQDGVFKFTVYIPDNYPDGDCPRLVFDSPVFHPLVDPLSGELDVKRAFAKWRRNHNHIWQVLMYARRVFYKIDTTSPLNPEAAVLYEKDVQLFKSKVVDSVRLCSSRLFDQPKIEDPYAISFSPWNPSVHDEAREKMLTQKKPEEQHGKSLHVSGLSWVKPGSVQPFSKEEKTVTT, encoded by the exons ATGAACCCCTTCTGGAGCATGTCTACAAGTTCTGTCCGCAAG CGCtctgatggggaagagaaggctcTGACCGGGGATCCGAAAGCCAGTCCTCCCCGACCGGCTCCGAAGAAGCAGCTGCCTTCCATTCCTAAAAATGCCCTGCCCGTAGCCAAGCCCGCGTCGCCCACCCCCGCCGGCCAGTCGACCAACGGCACGCACGCCTCCTATGGACCCTTTTACTTGGAGTACTCGCTTCTCGCGGAATT TACGTTGGTGGTGAAACAGAAACTGCCCGGAGTCTACGTGCAGCCGTCGTACCGATCGGCATTAA tgtGGTTCGGTGTGATATTCATTCGGCACGGACTCTACCAAGACGGAGTGTTCAAGTTTACAGTTTATATTCCCGACAACTATCCGGACGGTGACTGTCCG CGCCTGGTGTTCGATAGCCCGGTCTTCCACCCGCTAGTCGATCCTCTCTCAGGTGAATTGGATGTGAAGAGAGCATTTGCCAAATGGAG GCGGAACCACAACCACATATGGCAAGTGCTGATGTACGCCCGCCGGGTTTTCTACAAGATCGACACGACCAGCCCTCTGAACCCCGAGGCTGCGGTGCT GTACGAGAAAGATGTTCAGCTGTTTAAGAGCAAAGTGGTCGACAGCGTCAGACTATGCAGCAGCCGCCTGTTCGATCAGCCGAAAATCGAGGATCCCTATGCAATTAG TTTTTCTCCGTGGAATCCCTCTGTACACGACGAGGCCAGAGAGAAGATGCTGACTCAGAAA AAGCCGGAAGAGCAACACGGCAAAAGTCTCCATGTCTCTGGCCTGTCTTGGGTGAAGCCCGGCTCGGTGCAGCCCTTCAGTAAAGAGGAAAAAACAGTCACAACCTAA
- the LOC119934322 gene encoding AKT-interacting protein isoform X1, with product MNPFWSMSTSSVRKRSDGEEKALTGDPKASPPRPAPKKQLPSIPKNALPVAKPASPTPAGQSTNGTHASYGPFYLEYSLLAEFTLVVKQKLPGVYVQPSYRSALMWFGVIFIRHGLYQDGVFKFTVYIPDNYPDGDCPRLVFDSPVFHPLVDPLSGELDVKRAFAKWRRNHNHIWQVLMYARRVFYKIDTTSPLNPEAAVLYEKDVQLFKSKVVDSVRLCSSRLFDQPKIEDPYAISFSPWNPSVHDEAREKMLTQKKKPEEQHGKSLHVSGLSWVKPGSVQPFSKEEKTVTT from the exons ATGAACCCCTTCTGGAGCATGTCTACAAGTTCTGTCCGCAAG CGCtctgatggggaagagaaggctcTGACCGGGGATCCGAAAGCCAGTCCTCCCCGACCGGCTCCGAAGAAGCAGCTGCCTTCCATTCCTAAAAATGCCCTGCCCGTAGCCAAGCCCGCGTCGCCCACCCCCGCCGGCCAGTCGACCAACGGCACGCACGCCTCCTATGGACCCTTTTACTTGGAGTACTCGCTTCTCGCGGAATT TACGTTGGTGGTGAAACAGAAACTGCCCGGAGTCTACGTGCAGCCGTCGTACCGATCGGCATTAA tgtGGTTCGGTGTGATATTCATTCGGCACGGACTCTACCAAGACGGAGTGTTCAAGTTTACAGTTTATATTCCCGACAACTATCCGGACGGTGACTGTCCG CGCCTGGTGTTCGATAGCCCGGTCTTCCACCCGCTAGTCGATCCTCTCTCAGGTGAATTGGATGTGAAGAGAGCATTTGCCAAATGGAG GCGGAACCACAACCACATATGGCAAGTGCTGATGTACGCCCGCCGGGTTTTCTACAAGATCGACACGACCAGCCCTCTGAACCCCGAGGCTGCGGTGCT GTACGAGAAAGATGTTCAGCTGTTTAAGAGCAAAGTGGTCGACAGCGTCAGACTATGCAGCAGCCGCCTGTTCGATCAGCCGAAAATCGAGGATCCCTATGCAATTAG TTTTTCTCCGTGGAATCCCTCTGTACACGACGAGGCCAGAGAGAAGATGCTGACTCAGAAA AAGAAGCCGGAAGAGCAACACGGCAAAAGTCTCCATGTCTCTGGCCTGTCTTGGGTGAAGCCCGGCTCGGTGCAGCCCTTCAGTAAAGAGGAAAAAACAGTCACAACCTAA